The following nucleotide sequence is from Allocatelliglobosispora scoriae.
TGGTGGGCCGGGTGCGGGTGCTGATCGGCGGCTACACCGCCCTCGTCCTCGCCTACCTGCTGCTCTTCGGCCCGCTCGGCGGCTGGCCGATGCTGGTGCTGACACTGGGCCTCTACGGGCTCTTCTACGCCGCGACCGACGGGGTGCTGATGGCTCTCGCCGGACCGGTCCTGCCGGAGCGCCTGCGGACGACCGGGATCGCGCTGATCCAGACGGGTCAGGCGCTCGCCTACCTCGTCTCGTCGGTCCTGTTCGGCGCCGCCTGGCAGGTCTGGGGTCCGGCTGTGGCGAGCCGGATCGCCGCGGCAGCCGTCGTCCTGGCGATCATCGCCACCGTGTTCCTGCTGCTCCGCCCCGCCGCCGAGGAGTTGCCCGCGTGACCGCGCTCTCCACTCGCGGCCGGATCGTGATCGCCGCTCTCGCCACCGTGGTGCTCGCCGCGGGTGCGGTCGGCTACATCCGGATCGCCGCGGCGAAGGAGCCCGTGCCGGTGGCGTCGAGCCACGTCACGCTGAGCCCCGGTCCGCGGCTGCTGGTCAGTACGGGTCGGCACCTCGCGGTGATCGACAGCGGGACCGGTGTGCGGACCGTGTCGGCGCTGGAGTGCGTACGCGTATATGCAGCCGCCGGCACCGGCTCCTGCCTGCGCCCGCAGTCGCCCTGGGCCTATGAGCTGGTCGTGCTCGACGCGGACCTGCGCGAGCAGCGGGTGATCCCGCTGCCGGGCCTGCCCAACCGGACCCGGGTCTCGGCGAGCGGCCGGATGGTGGCGTGGACCACCTTCGTCGGGGGCGACTCCTACAACAGCGGCGGATTCTCCACCCGCACCGGCATCCTGGACACCCGGACCGGCGCGCTCACCAGCACGCTGGAGGGGTTCGCGGTCACCATCGACGGGCGGCCGCACCGGGCGGCGGACGTGAACTTCTGGGGCGTCACCTTCACCGCCGACGACAACCGCTTCTATGCCACGCTCGCGACCGGCGGCAAGCGCTACCTGGTCGAGGGCGATCTCGCCGCCCGCACCCTGCGTACGCTCACCGAGAACGTCGAGTGCCCGTCGCTCTCCCCCGACGGGACCCGGATCGCCTTCAAGCACGCCGTCGACGGCGACCCGACGAAGGGGTGGCGCCTGTCGGTGCTGGACCTGGCCTCGATGCGGGTCACCCCGCTCGCGGAGCCGGCGAGCGTCGACGACCAGCCCGCGTGGCTGGACGACGCCACGATCGCCTACACCCTGCGCGGCAGCTCCGGCGACCCGAACGTCTTCAGTGTCCCCGCCGACGGTTCCGGCGCACCGACGCTGCTAGCCGCCGACGCCGAGTCCCCCGCCACCCTGTCCCCCACCCCGCTCCAAGACCGCCGCAACTCTTGAAGAGTTGGTGTCATCGCCCGCCGCCCTTCTCGTTACGCTCCGGCAGTGGCATCACCCGACAGCCCGGCCCTGCGCAGCGTCCACGACCGTGCCGAGCTGGCAGCGATCTTCCTCACCGACCCCGCCCTCTACGCCTATGAGCTGGGCGACCTCGACGACTTCTTCTGGCCCTACACCACCTGGTACAGGCGAGGTGACGACGTCGCCCTCGTCTATCACGGCTCGGGCGAGCCGACGCTGCTCGCCATCGGCCGCCCCGACCAGGTCACAGGCCTGACCGAGCTGCTCGCCGAGCTGCTGCCGCTGCTGCCGCGCCAGGTCTACGCGCACATCACCGCGGGTGCGGAGAAGGCGGTCGAGAGCCGCTTCCGGGTGGAGCCGAGCGGGCTGCACCTGAAGATGGCGCTCACCGACCCGTCCCGCCTCGGTGCGGGCCCGGCCGATGCGGTGCTGCTGACCCGCGTCGACCTGCCCGAGCTGCTGGAGCTCTATGCGACTGCCTACCCGGGCAACGGGTTCGATCCGCGGATGATCGACACGGGGCAGTATGTCGGCATCCGGCGCGGCGGTGCGCTGGTCGCGGTCGCGGGGGTGCACGTGTGGTCGCCCGCCTATCGGGTGGCGGCGCTGGGCAACGTGACCACCCTGCCCGAGCTGCGCGGTCAGGGCGTCGGCAAGGCTGCCGTCACGGCGCTGTGCCATCACCTCGCGGCGACGGTGGACCACGTCGGGCTCAACGTGAAGGCCGACAACGCCGCCGCCGTCGGCCTCTACGCCGGACTCGGATTCACCGTTGTGGGTGAATACCACGAGCTCATGTTGAGCTCATAGGAGTGATCTGCCCGGCGGTGGGGTAAGCGGGGCGGCATGACGCATACACCGCTTTCGATCATCATCGCCCCGGGGCGTGCCGCATGACCGCCTTCCAGACCGTGGTGCTGATCGCCGCCACGATGACCGTCGGCCTCGCGGCCGGGCTCTTCGCCGCCTTCGCCTACTCGGTCATGCCGGGATTGGACAAGGCGGGCGACAAGACCTTCACCGAGGCGATGCAGCAGATCAACAATGCCCTGGTCAACGGGTGGCTCGTGCTCATCTTCGTCGGCGGGGCGGTCTTCACGCTGCTGATCAATGCGCTCTACCTCTTCGGCGACGGCGGGGACGCGACACCGTGGCTCATCGCGGCACTCGTGCTCTACCTCGTCGCGGTGGTCGTGACCTATGCGGTGCACGTACCCCTGAACAAGCAGATCACCGAGGACGGCGGCCCGAGCGAGCGCGCCGCGATGCGCGACCGCGTCGAGGGCCCCTGGGCCGGCTGGAACGTCGTCCGGGCCGTGAGCTCGACCGCCGCCTTCGGCTGCCTCATCTGGGCGACGGTCCTCCACGGCGCGATGATCTTCTAGAACGGCCGGATCGTCATCAGCATCGTGATGATCGCGAAGACGAGCAGGACGAGGAGCCCGGCGCCCGAGACCCGGCCGGTCAGGGCGTCGAGCTCCTCCTTCGTCTTCAGGTCGGTGCCGGTGGCGGTGAGCGAGACCGGCTGCGCCGGGTCCTCCTCCTCGGGGCGGATCAGCACCCCCGCCTCGACCATCCGGGCCGCCTTGCGCAGCGCGGGCACGACGTAGACGAAGACGACACCGAGCGCGACGACATAGAGCGTGGTCGAGACGATGATCCACGGGTCCCGGAAGGAGTACCTCGCCGACGACGACATCGTCGCGAAGCCCAGCAGGGCGGTGAGGATGGAGCCGAGGCCGTAGACGTTCATCTGGTTGGCGGCCACCCGCACGCCGTCGGCGCTGCGGCGCTGGATCGCCCGGCGGCCGACGAACGGCGCCACCATCAACGGCCCCACCAGAAGCACGGCGCTGAGCACATGGAGCGCGTCGAGAAATGTCGTCATGCTTTGGGATGATATGCCCGATGTGCTCGAAGGCGCGGATGGTGGGACGATCAGCGGGTGAACCCGGAGCTGATCACCATCGACGACATCTACCGTGCTCGCGACCTCCTCCAGGGGATCATCCGCTTCACCCCGCTCGAACCGAGCCGCCCGCTCACCGCCATGCTCGGCGGGCCGGTCTGGCTCAAGTGCGAGAACCTCCAGCGCGCCGGGTCATACAAGGTCCGCGGCGCATACACCCGGATCGCCCGGCTCACCGCCGACGAGCGGGCCCGCGGCGTCGTCGCCGCCAGCGCGGGCAACCACGCGCAGGGCGTCGCGCTCGCCGCCGCCGCCAACGGCGCGCGGTCCACGGTCTTCATGCCGGTGGGCGCGCCCCTGCCCAAGGTCGCCGCCACCAAGGGGTACGGCGCAGCCGTCGAGCTGGTCGGCGCCACGGTGGACGAGGCGCTCGTCGCCGCACAGGAGTTCGCCGAGCGGACCGGCGCGGTCTTCATCCACCCCTTCGACCACGCCGACGTCATCGCCGGGCAGGGCACGGTCGGGTTGGAGATCCTCGAACAGTGCCCCGAGGTGCGCACCATCATCACCGGCGTCGGGGGCGGCGGCCTCATCTCCGGCCTCGCCGTGGCGGTCAAGACCCTGCGACCGGACGTTCGCATCATCGGCGTGCAGGCGACCGGTGCGGCGGCCTTCCCGCCGTCACTCGAAGCCGGCCGACCGGTCAAGCTGCCCGGCCTCTCCACGATCGCCGACGGCATCGCCGTCCTGCGCCCCGGCGACCTGACATACGCACACGTCAGCAAGCTGGTGGACGAGGTCGTGACGGTCAGCGACGAGGAGATCTCGCGTACCCTCCTGATGCTTTTGGAACGCGGCAAGCTGGTGGTGGAACCGGCCGGGAGCGTGGGGGTCGCGGCACTGCTCGCCGGAGTGGTGCGGGTGGAGACGCCGGCCGTGGCGATCCTGTCGGGGGGCAACATCGACCCGCTGCTGATGCTGCGCGTCATCGAGCACGGCCTGGCGTCGGCCGGGCGGTTCCTGCGTTTCACGGTGCGCTGCGCCGACCGCCCGGGACAGCTCGCCTCGCTGCTGGCGCTCATCGCCGAGCAGCGGGCCAACGTCGTCGACGTGGCGCACCAACGCCACGACCCGCACCTGCGCCTCGGCGAGGTCGCCGTGGACCTCTCGGTGGAGACGCGCGGCTCGGAGCACTCGGACCGGCTCCTGTCACGTCTGCGCGAGGCGGGCTACACCGTCGCCCTCGCCGCGGCGTAGCCGAGACTGCGGCCCGGCTGAACGAAAAGGCCGCCGGTGTGTCCGGCGGCCTTTCGTAGAACCTGTCTAGCGGCTATGCCGGGTCAGCGGGTCGGCGCGGGACGCCGCGGCTGGAGGCCGTGGGCACCCTTGGCGCCCTTGACACCCTTGGCCTTCATGCCGGTGCTGACGAACTCGTCGTTGAACTGCGAGTAGTAGTCGCTGACGACGAAGCCCACGATGTCGATGATGACGCGAGCGGTGCCGGTGACCTTCACCCGGAGGAGGCGCTCGTAGTCGATCGTCGTCTGGGTGAAGTTGGCGATGCCGACGCCCTTGACGTAGTTGATCGACGAGTTGCCCGGCCAGTCGTCGCCCTCGCCCCACAGCGCGGCGTAACCGGCGGCGGCACCCACGACGGTGAGGTTGGCCTGGACGGCCATGACACCGTAGTTCAGGGTGAAGATCTCGGAGAGGTCGATCACCAGCGACGGGTTGTTACCCGCCACCGGAATGGCGTTGCCGGGGCTGGAGGTGACGTTGCCCGACGCCAGCCGCGCGACGAAGTCGGGGTTGGCGGGAGTGGCGCCGTGGGCCACCGTGAAGTAGGAGTCGAAGTACCGGTACGACTGCATCGGCACCACCATCGTCGCCCAGGTCGGCGAGTAGAGCATGTTGACCTGCTTGGCGCCGGAGACCCCGTCGGCGAAGCCGACCGTGCTGACGTCACCGTACTTGTCGACGACGACGCTGCCGACATCCTCGGCCGACGTGAGCGAGCTGTTGGGGGACGGCGCGATCCGCAGAGCCGGACCATCGGGGCTGGTGACCACCAGCGCGGTCTCGCTGGCGGTGCCCGTGATGATCGTCGGGCCGAGGCTTCCGGCCGCCGCCGCCGGAGCAGCGTTGACCGCGGTCACCACGCCCGCCGCACCGAGGCCGGCAGCGACGGTGCCGGCGCGGCGGAGCAGGCGACGACGGTTCAGCTCGGGAGTTGTTTCTTCTTGCATGAGTGTGGGGTGTCCCTCCGTGTGGATGGCCGTTTCACCGGCCTGAGCCAGCTTGCCAAAACCTGCTGGCACTGACAACCCACCATTTGTGCAGCTTCGCGACAATGAAGCCGACGCAGGACCCACCCGACCAGGTCAGCCCGCGTACGGCTCGAACTTGACGACCGTCACCTTGATCTGCGAACCGCTCGGTGCCGTGTAGCTGACCGAGTCGCCCGGCGAGGTGCCCAGAATGGCCTTGCCCAGGGCGGACTCGGGGCTGTAAACGGTGAGGTCGGTCGTCGCCGAGATCTCCCGCGAGCCGAGCAGGAAGGTCTCGCTGTCGTCCGCGTCGTCGTCGAAGTAGATCGTCACCACGGTGCCCGGTGCGACCACGTCGCTCTCCGCCGCCTCGCCGACCCGCGCGTTGCGCAGCAGAGTCTGGAGGTAGAGGATGCGCGCCTCGGCCTTGCCCTGCTCCTCGCGGGCGGCGTGGTAGCCGCCGTTCTCCCGGAGGTCGCCCTCCTCGCGACGAGCATTGATCTCCGCCGCGACCGCGCCCCGGTTGGCGATGTGCTCATTCAGCTCAGCCTGAAGTCGGTCGAACGCGTCCTGGGAAAGCCAGGTCTCAGGCGTCGTCGCGGTCACGGCGGGCTCCTTGCGGTTGGTCGGCACTGCGGCCGAGGGCGATAGGCGAAACGTCAAACTTACCAGTGACCTACGCCACTGTGGTTAACGCAGTGTTGCGCCGCTTCCGGCGGGGACGCAACCCTCGACTTCGCCGGTGACCGGTCGGTCACTCGTGACGAGGCGATGCGTCGCCACCGTGCGGGCCGGATCGACCCCAGCATCGACGACTATCATATCCCGGCCCACCTCGACACCCGCCGCATTACGCGCCCGCACGATGCACGAGGCGGACGCACCGGCCGGGATCCGGACGATGAACTCGACCGAGACCTCGCGGTCGGCCAGGGAGAACCTGGTGACGGCGGAGCTGTAGTCGGTGTCGCCGTAGGCCTGGTAGAGGCGCACCCCGATCCACCCGGTCATGGCGAGCATGATCACAGCGAGAACGCCGATGAGCAGCCTGGACGTGGGCTTACCGGAGCGTCGCCGACCGTAACGACCGGGCGGGAAGACCGGCGCGGTGACGGGTGTCTCAGTCATGACAGCGGATCCTCCTTCGCGAGTGTCGGACGGGCCAGCGACAATGTCCTTGAGCATTCTCGCACCCGAGGAGATCCGATGACCCAGCAGCTTCGCCTGATGGCTGTGCACGCCCACCCGGACGACGAGTCGAGCAAGGGGGCCGCGACGATGGCCCGCTATGTCCGCGAGGGTGTCGAGGTGCTGGTCGTGACCTGCACCGGAGGCGAGCGCGGCGACATTCTCAACCCCAAGCTCGCCGACGACCCCGAGGTGCTCGCCAACATCGCGGACATCCGCAAGCAGGAGATGGAGCGCGCCCGGGAGATCCTCGGCGTCGACCAGGCCTGGCTGGGCTTCGTCGACTCCGGCTGGCTCGAGAACTACGACCCCGCCAACGCGTCCGACCTGCCCGAGGGGTGCTTCGCCCGCGAGGAGATCCCGGTCGCGGCCGAGCGGTTGGTCCGGCTCATGCGCGAGTTCCGCCCGCACGTCGTCCTGACCTATGACGAGCACGGCGGCTACCCGCACCCCGACCACATCCAGTGCCACAACATCAGCGTCGCGGCGTTCGACGCGGCCGGCGACCCGGAGCAGTTCCCGCAGGCGGGCGAGGCGTGGCAGCCGCAGAAGCTCTACTACCACATCAGCTTCACCAAGGCACAGTTCCTCGCCATGCACGAGGCGTGCCTGGCGGCCGGCATCGAGAGCCCCTATGGCGAGCGCCTCGAGGACTGGCCGGACGAGTGGGACAAGGGCAAGCGGATCACGACGCGCATCGAGTGCGGGGAGTATTTCGCCCTCCGCGACGAGGCCCTCAAGGCCCACGCCACGCAGATCGACCCCGACGGCCCCTGGTTCCGTGCTCCGCTCAACATCCGCCTGGCGGCCTGGCCCACCGAGGACTACGAGCTCGCCAAGTCGTTTGTGGAGACCGAAAAGCCGGAGTCAGATCTGTTCGCGGGGGTGCGGTCATGATCGCTGAATTCCTCGCCGACCCCAACAACTTCGGTGACACCCGCTCGGGCGGGCTCGCCGGACCGATGGGGCTGCTCATCATCGTGGTGCTCGGCGCGACCACCGCATTGCTGATCCGCAATATGAGCAAGCGCATCAAGCGGCTGCCAGACTCCTTCGACCAGCCCAAAAGCGACCCGGCGAACCCCGACGGATAGTCACGTTCCGGCAGAAACGGCTCCTCGAGACTGTTTTTCGGGAGCCGTTCGTCGTAGCCTTCCACCGGGACGCATGTGACGTCACGAGCACGCATGCGCCCGAATACGAGGATGGCTTCCCTGGCAACGATTCCCGCCAGGACCACCCTCACAACTGAGGGGGTGCGGCGTGGCGCTTGACTCCAAGTCGCCAACGGCCGCCCAGGCACACTCCACCGTGGATGCCTGGGCTCGCCGCGTGTTCCGCATTTCCGGCGCTGCGGACCTGCCACAGGCGGCTCGCTGGCTCGTCCTCATCACCTTCCTCGGCGGTCTCGCCGCTGCGGTCGGCGGATTCGTGATCTCGCCGATCAGCGCGTGGGACGACTTCGCGATCGTGGTCGGCCTCGTCTGCATCTCCCAGCTGGGCCGGCTGCGGATGCCGATCGGGCGCACCACCTTCAGCACCGGCTGGGGCGAGGCCGCGCTGATCGTCTCGCTCTACCTGGTGCCCGCGGGCTGGGTGCCCGCCGCCGTCGGGCTGGGCGTGATCCTCGCCAAGGTGCTGTTGATGATCTCCACCGACGAGCCCCGGTCGCTCGTCGATCTGATCCGCAGCTCCGCCTCGCTGACCCTCGCCTCCGCGCCGGCCGTCGTGGTCGCCGAGTGGCTCTCCAACCCCAGCGGCGCCACGCTCAACAGCGAGGTCGTGGTCGGCCTGGTCGCCGCCGCCCTCGTCTACTTCACGGGCACCGCGATCCTGCTCGGCCTGCATTTCCGCATCCGCGACGGCCTCCCGATCGGTGCCTTCCTCAAGCGGGCCCTCAGCAGCGGCAGCACGCTGATGATGATCGGCAACCTCGTCGTCGGCCTGATCATCTTCGGCCTGCTCGAGAACGACCGGCGCTGGCTCATCTCGCTGCCACCCGTGCTGTGGCTGCTGCAGCAGACCTACACGCACCGGCTGCGCGACTCGCAGGAACGTCAGGGCTGGCAGGAGTTCGCCTCCGTCACCAAGGCCCTGCAGCGGCACTCCGAGGAGCCCCGGATCGCCGAGTCGGGCGTCGAGGGCGCGCTGCGTCTCTTCGACGCGACCGAGGTCGAGCTCGACGTGCTGCAGCTCGAAGGCGGCTTCCTGCGCTATTCGCGCCACCCCGGCGATCCCGCCGCGACCGTGACCAAGCTGCCGATCCGGCCCACCGTCGCGGGCGACCCGATGACCGTCGCGCGTGACCTGGAGTTCGCGGGCGGCCCGGTCGGCACGCTGACACTGCGCTTCGCCAGCCCGGCCGCGATGCGCCCGCGCGACCACTCGGCATTCGCCGCCTTCACCGACGCCCTCGCGGTCGCCCTGCACGACGCCGCGACCCATGCCGCCCTGCGCCGCGCCACCGACCAGGTCGCCGACGACTCCGTGCGCGATCCCCTCACCGGCCTGCTCAACCGGGGCGCGCTGCTCCAGCGGGGTGACGAGACCCTCCGCGGCCTGCCCCGAGGGCTCCCCGTCGCGCTGCTCCTGCTCGATGTCGACAACTTCAAGGAGATCAACAACACGCTCGGCCACCTCGCCGGTGACGAGCTGCTCCAGATCGCCGCCAACCGGCTCAGTGACCTGGTGAGCGACTCCGAGATCCTGGCCCGCCTCGGCGGCGACGAATACGGGCTGCTCCTCACCGACCTGCCGGACGACGAGCCCGGCGGCGGCGCCCCGCTGCGCCAGGCGATGCGGCGGGCCCGCCGGGTCGCGGCTGCGCTCGCCGAGCCGGCCGAGGTCGCCGGGGTGACCGTCTCCACCGAGACCGCGATCGGCGTCGTCGCCGCGGTCGCCGACCGCATCGACATGTCCGAGCTGCTCCGCCGCGCCGACATCGCGCTGCACGAGGCGAAGGAGGGCGGCACCCGGGTCGTCTCCTACGCCGCCTCGCAGGACGAGGCGAGCACCGACCGGCTCGCGCTCGTCGCCGAGCTGCGCAGTGCTCTCGATGTCCACGACCAGATCGTGCTCGCGCTGCAGCCCGCGATCGACCTCGCCACGGGCGCTGCGACCGGCGTCGAGGCGCTCGTGCGCTGGCGTCACCCGAGGCGCGGCAAGCTCAACCCGATCGACTTCGTCCGCACGGTGGAGGCGAGCGAGCTCCTCGGCCCGTTCACCCGCTACGTGATCGACAAGGCGCTCGCCTCGGCCGCCGAGTGGGGCCTCGAAGGCGTCGACGTGCCGGTCTCGGTCAACCTCTCCGCCCGCAGCCTGCTCGACCCCAAGCTGCCCAGCGACGTCGCCGAGCTGCTCAAACGCCATCAGGTGCCGCCGCGCCGACTCGTCCTGGAGATCACCGAGACCGTGGTCATGAGCGACCTGCGGGTCATCGACGAGGTCCTCGGCGAGCTGCGCGAGCTCGGGGTGCAGCTCTCCGTCGACGACTTCGGCACCGGCTACTCCTCGCTGACCTTCCTCACCCGCATCGCGGTCGACGAGGTCAAGGTCGACCGCAGCTTCGTCCGCGCGATGGCCGACTCGCCCGAGGCCGCCGCGATCGTCCGCACCACGGTCGACCTGGGCCGGCAGCTCGGCCTGCGGGTCGTCGCCGAGGGCGTGGAGACCCACGAGCAGCGCCGCGAGCTGACCCGGCTGGGCTGCACGGCGGCGCAGGGCTTCCACTTCTTCCGCCCGATGCCCGCCGACGAGATCACCGCAGCGCTCCGCAGCCTTCCGGAGCAGCCCACACCGGACAAGGCAGCCGAGTCCACCGGGGTCTGATTCGCTTTCGCTTCATGCTTCGCGGCATCCCGCCGGTGCCCGCGATCCGGCTGCGCCGACACCGCGGCAGGATCGCGAACCAGCGGATCGCGGGATGCCGCCCGCGTCGCCGGAGGCGGCGCCGTCAACGCGGCCAGCCCGGGGCGTGGCGCTGCCAGGGGGCCTGGAGTTCGAGCTGTCCGGCGATCGACAGGAGCAGGAGTTCGCTGCCGGGCGGGCCGACGAGCTGGACGGCTGACGGGATGCCGTCCGGGCGCACCCCGACGGGGACCGTCATCGCGGGCAGGCCGGCGATGTTCCAGGGGGCCGCGAAGGGCGCGTACTGCATGCTGGCACGCATGTTGGCGGTCCAGGAGCGGCTGTGCCAGTCGAGGGCCGCGGGCGGCGTGGTGGCGAGCGCAGGCGTCATCAGGACGTCGTAGCCGCCGTCGGTGAAGAACGCGATGCTGCGCTCGCGGAAATCGGTGCGGTCGGTCTCGCGTACATAACCTCTGCGCCAGGACCACTCCCCCAGCGCGATGTGGCGGCGGGTGCGGGCCTGGAGCGTGGCCGGGTCGATCCCGGCCGCGGCCGCGTCGCGCCAGGCCGCGGCGAACCACGTGGCCATGCCACGAAGACCGAGACTGCTCGGGTACGCCGGGTCGGCCCCCACGATGGCGTGGCCCGCGTCGCGCATCATTCCGGCGGCGGTGTCCACGGCTTCCCGGTTGGGTGTGTCGGCGGTGATGCCACGCACGGGTGAGCGCAGCGAGACGGCGACCTTGAGCGCGCTCGGCGGCGTGAGCTTCACGGCGTCCCGACCGGCGAGGACGGCGAACCCGACCGCCGCGTCGGCGACCGTGGTGGTGAGCATCCCGTGCTCCACCAGCCCGAACCAGTCGTCGGCGCCCATCTGCGCGGGCACCACGCCACGGCCGGGCTTGAGCCCGAGCAGCCCGCAGCAGGCGGCGGGGATGCGGATCGAACCGAGCCCGTCGTTGCAGTGCGCGATCGGCACCAGCCCCGCCGCGACCGCTGCGGCGGCACCACCCGATGAGCCGCCGGGAGTCCGGTCGAGCTGCCACGGGTTGCGGGTGACGGCCGTCTCGTCGTCGGTGACCGCCCAGAGCCCGAGCTCCGGCATCCTGGTCAGCCCGACGACGACGGCACCGGCACCGCGCAGCCGCCGGACCACCTCGTGGTCGGCCTCGGCGATTCCGCTCGACGCGGCGGCCGATCCGTTCCAGGTGGCGGAGCCCGCGACGGCGGTGTTCTCCTTCACGGCGATGGGTACGCCGGCGAGCGGCAGGTGGCTCAG
It contains:
- a CDS encoding TolB family protein — protein: MTALSTRGRIVIAALATVVLAAGAVGYIRIAAAKEPVPVASSHVTLSPGPRLLVSTGRHLAVIDSGTGVRTVSALECVRVYAAAGTGSCLRPQSPWAYELVVLDADLREQRVIPLPGLPNRTRVSASGRMVAWTTFVGGDSYNSGGFSTRTGILDTRTGALTSTLEGFAVTIDGRPHRAADVNFWGVTFTADDNRFYATLATGGKRYLVEGDLAARTLRTLTENVECPSLSPDGTRIAFKHAVDGDPTKGWRLSVLDLASMRVTPLAEPASVDDQPAWLDDATIAYTLRGSSGDPNVFSVPADGSGAPTLLAADAESPATLSPTPLQDRRNS
- a CDS encoding GNAT family N-acetyltransferase, coding for MASPDSPALRSVHDRAELAAIFLTDPALYAYELGDLDDFFWPYTTWYRRGDDVALVYHGSGEPTLLAIGRPDQVTGLTELLAELLPLLPRQVYAHITAGAEKAVESRFRVEPSGLHLKMALTDPSRLGAGPADAVLLTRVDLPELLELYATAYPGNGFDPRMIDTGQYVGIRRGGALVAVAGVHVWSPAYRVAALGNVTTLPELRGQGVGKAAVTALCHHLAATVDHVGLNVKADNAAAVGLYAGLGFTVVGEYHELMLSS
- a CDS encoding anthrone oxygenase family protein, which gives rise to MTAFQTVVLIAATMTVGLAAGLFAAFAYSVMPGLDKAGDKTFTEAMQQINNALVNGWLVLIFVGGAVFTLLINALYLFGDGGDATPWLIAALVLYLVAVVVTYAVHVPLNKQITEDGGPSERAAMRDRVEGPWAGWNVVRAVSSTAAFGCLIWATVLHGAMIF
- a CDS encoding DUF2269 family protein produces the protein MTTFLDALHVLSAVLLVGPLMVAPFVGRRAIQRRSADGVRVAANQMNVYGLGSILTALLGFATMSSSARYSFRDPWIIVSTTLYVVALGVVFVYVVPALRKAARMVEAGVLIRPEEEDPAQPVSLTATGTDLKTKEELDALTGRVSGAGLLVLLVFAIITMLMTIRPF
- the ilvA gene encoding threonine ammonia-lyase, producing the protein MNPELITIDDIYRARDLLQGIIRFTPLEPSRPLTAMLGGPVWLKCENLQRAGSYKVRGAYTRIARLTADERARGVVAASAGNHAQGVALAAAANGARSTVFMPVGAPLPKVAATKGYGAAVELVGATVDEALVAAQEFAERTGAVFIHPFDHADVIAGQGTVGLEILEQCPEVRTIITGVGGGGLISGLAVAVKTLRPDVRIIGVQATGAAAFPPSLEAGRPVKLPGLSTIADGIAVLRPGDLTYAHVSKLVDEVVTVSDEEISRTLLMLLERGKLVVEPAGSVGVAALLAGVVRVETPAVAILSGGNIDPLLMLRVIEHGLASAGRFLRFTVRCADRPGQLASLLALIAEQRANVVDVAHQRHDPHLRLGEVAVDLSVETRGSEHSDRLLSRLREAGYTVALAAA
- the greA gene encoding transcription elongation factor GreA, which produces MTATTPETWLSQDAFDRLQAELNEHIANRGAVAAEINARREEGDLRENGGYHAAREEQGKAEARILYLQTLLRNARVGEAAESDVVAPGTVVTIYFDDDADDSETFLLGSREISATTDLTVYSPESALGKAILGTSPGDSVSYTAPSGSQIKVTVVKFEPYAG
- a CDS encoding DUF4307 domain-containing protein, producing MTETPVTAPVFPPGRYGRRRSGKPTSRLLIGVLAVIMLAMTGWIGVRLYQAYGDTDYSSAVTRFSLADREVSVEFIVRIPAGASASCIVRARNAAGVEVGRDMIVVDAGVDPARTVATHRLVTSDRPVTGEVEGCVPAGSGATLR
- the mca gene encoding mycothiol conjugate amidase Mca; this translates as MTQQLRLMAVHAHPDDESSKGAATMARYVREGVEVLVVTCTGGERGDILNPKLADDPEVLANIADIRKQEMERAREILGVDQAWLGFVDSGWLENYDPANASDLPEGCFAREEIPVAAERLVRLMREFRPHVVLTYDEHGGYPHPDHIQCHNISVAAFDAAGDPEQFPQAGEAWQPQKLYYHISFTKAQFLAMHEACLAAGIESPYGERLEDWPDEWDKGKRITTRIECGEYFALRDEALKAHATQIDPDGPWFRAPLNIRLAAWPTEDYELAKSFVETEKPESDLFAGVRS
- a CDS encoding putative bifunctional diguanylate cyclase/phosphodiesterase, with the translated sequence MFRISGAADLPQAARWLVLITFLGGLAAAVGGFVISPISAWDDFAIVVGLVCISQLGRLRMPIGRTTFSTGWGEAALIVSLYLVPAGWVPAAVGLGVILAKVLLMISTDEPRSLVDLIRSSASLTLASAPAVVVAEWLSNPSGATLNSEVVVGLVAAALVYFTGTAILLGLHFRIRDGLPIGAFLKRALSSGSTLMMIGNLVVGLIIFGLLENDRRWLISLPPVLWLLQQTYTHRLRDSQERQGWQEFASVTKALQRHSEEPRIAESGVEGALRLFDATEVELDVLQLEGGFLRYSRHPGDPAATVTKLPIRPTVAGDPMTVARDLEFAGGPVGTLTLRFASPAAMRPRDHSAFAAFTDALAVALHDAATHAALRRATDQVADDSVRDPLTGLLNRGALLQRGDETLRGLPRGLPVALLLLDVDNFKEINNTLGHLAGDELLQIAANRLSDLVSDSEILARLGGDEYGLLLTDLPDDEPGGGAPLRQAMRRARRVAAALAEPAEVAGVTVSTETAIGVVAAVADRIDMSELLRRADIALHEAKEGGTRVVSYAASQDEASTDRLALVAELRSALDVHDQIVLALQPAIDLATGAATGVEALVRWRHPRRGKLNPIDFVRTVEASELLGPFTRYVIDKALASAAEWGLEGVDVPVSVNLSARSLLDPKLPSDVAELLKRHQVPPRRLVLEITETVVMSDLRVIDEVLGELRELGVQLSVDDFGTGYSSLTFLTRIAVDEVKVDRSFVRAMADSPEAAAIVRTTVDLGRQLGLRVVAEGVETHEQRRELTRLGCTAAQGFHFFRPMPADEITAALRSLPEQPTPDKAAESTGV
- a CDS encoding amidase encodes the protein MGALTVREDQGMAETWVGATAKQIARAVRRGDTSATRVVADHLDQIRAHDAELNAFRVLRPAEAAAEAAKVDDQPELSHLPLAGVPIAVKENTAVAGSATWNGSAAASSGIAEADHEVVRRLRGAGAVVVGLTRMPELGLWAVTDDETAVTRNPWQLDRTPGGSSGGAAAAVAAGLVPIAHCNDGLGSIRIPAACCGLLGLKPGRGVVPAQMGADDWFGLVEHGMLTTTVADAAVGFAVLAGRDAVKLTPPSALKVAVSLRSPVRGITADTPNREAVDTAAGMMRDAGHAIVGADPAYPSSLGLRGMATWFAAAWRDAAAAGIDPATLQARTRRHIALGEWSWRRGYVRETDRTDFRERSIAFFTDGGYDVLMTPALATTPPAALDWHSRSWTANMRASMQYAPFAAPWNIAGLPAMTVPVGVRPDGIPSAVQLVGPPGSELLLLSIAGQLELQAPWQRHAPGWPR